From one Rhizobium rosettiformans genomic stretch:
- a CDS encoding DNA polymerase IV, with protein sequence MTRAAPDHSGFCRDCLTGQAEGARRCRSCGSPRLVYHSELYDLSIAHIDCDAFYASVEKRENPELIDKPVIIGGGKRGVVSTACYVARIHGVRSAMPMFKALEACPQAVVIKPDMEKYSRVGREIRAMMEELTPLVQPISIDEAFLDLRGTELLHHDPPARVLARLARRIEQEIGITVSVGLSYCKFLAKVASDLQKPRGFSVIGEAEALTFLADKPVTMIWGVGKAFATTLQADGIRTIGQLQVMDESDLMRRYGSMGQRLARLSRGIDERTVHPNDPAKSVSAETTFFDDIHRLDDLVVHLRALSEKVAWRLKRHEIAGQTVVLKLKTADFKLRTRNRRLDDPTQLADRIFRTGMSLLEKEADGTRFRLIGIGVSDLQDPALADPPDLVDVQAARRAAAEAAMDKLRDKFGKGTVQTGYTFSSKR encoded by the coding sequence ATGACGCGCGCTGCTCCTGATCATTCCGGCTTTTGTCGTGACTGCCTGACCGGGCAGGCCGAGGGTGCGCGACGTTGTCGTTCCTGCGGCAGCCCGAGGCTCGTCTATCATTCCGAGCTTTACGACCTGTCGATCGCTCACATCGATTGTGATGCTTTCTACGCCTCGGTGGAGAAGCGCGAAAATCCGGAACTGATCGACAAGCCGGTGATCATTGGCGGCGGCAAGCGCGGGGTCGTCTCGACCGCCTGCTACGTGGCGCGCATTCACGGCGTGCGCTCGGCCATGCCGATGTTCAAGGCGCTCGAGGCCTGTCCCCAGGCGGTGGTCATCAAGCCCGACATGGAGAAGTATTCCCGTGTCGGCCGCGAAATCCGGGCGATGATGGAGGAGCTGACACCGCTCGTGCAGCCGATTTCGATCGACGAGGCCTTTCTCGATCTGCGCGGCACCGAACTGCTGCATCACGATCCGCCCGCCCGGGTGCTGGCGAGGCTTGCCCGACGCATCGAGCAGGAGATCGGCATTACCGTCTCCGTCGGGCTCTCCTACTGCAAGTTCCTCGCCAAGGTCGCCTCCGACCTTCAGAAGCCACGCGGTTTCTCAGTGATCGGCGAGGCCGAGGCGCTGACCTTCCTCGCCGACAAGCCGGTGACGATGATCTGGGGTGTCGGCAAGGCCTTTGCCACGACGCTACAGGCCGACGGTATCCGGACCATCGGGCAATTGCAGGTGATGGACGAGAGCGATCTCATGCGCCGCTATGGCTCGATGGGGCAACGCCTCGCGCGCCTGTCCCGTGGAATTGACGAGCGGACGGTACACCCGAATGACCCGGCCAAAAGCGTCTCGGCCGAAACGACCTTCTTCGACGACATTCACCGGCTCGACGATCTCGTAGTGCATCTGCGGGCCCTGTCCGAAAAGGTCGCCTGGCGGCTGAAGCGACACGAGATCGCCGGGCAGACTGTCGTCCTGAAACTGAAGACGGCCGACTTCAAACTCAGGACGCGCAACCGACGGCTCGACGACCCCACCCAGTTGGCCGACCGGATCTTTCGCACCGGCATGTCGCTCCTGGAGAAGGAAGCGGATGGAACGCGCTTCCGCCTGATCGGGATCGGTGTCAGCGATCTGCAGGATCCGGCGCTTGCCGATCCGCCTGACCTTGTCGATGTCCAGGCTGCACGGCGGGCAGCGGCAGAGGCCGCGATGGACAAATTGCGTGACAAATTCGGCAAGGGTACGGTTCAGACGGGTTACACTTTCTCGTCCAAGCGATAG
- a CDS encoding YoaK family protein, producing MTQAPSIITDHSRLPGRQGGHMRLLRFAAAHRRTRPNDLLLGTILAFVAGAMNAGGFLAIGHYTSHMTGIVSAIADNLALGLFGLVGAGIALLISFTLGAACSAVLINWARRHARRQQYAYPLALESGLLIAFAGIGALVPAASAAAVTALLLCFVMGLQNATITKISGARIRTTHLTGMITDVGIEFGKLAYGRIARLLDHPPLATDSRKLGILLPIVGMFFVGGLVGALGFKHIGHAFSLPLAALLLVVASPQLRPRPSHAP from the coding sequence GTGACGCAGGCACCCTCCATCATCACGGATCACAGCCGGCTCCCAGGGCGCCAGGGCGGACACATGCGGCTTTTGCGGTTTGCCGCCGCCCATCGCCGCACGCGGCCTAACGACCTGCTGCTCGGCACCATCCTGGCTTTTGTCGCGGGCGCGATGAATGCCGGCGGCTTCCTTGCCATCGGTCACTATACATCGCACATGACCGGCATCGTCTCCGCGATTGCCGACAATCTGGCACTCGGGCTTTTCGGGCTGGTCGGCGCTGGCATCGCACTTCTCATCAGCTTTACGCTCGGCGCTGCGTGCTCGGCAGTCCTGATCAACTGGGCCCGGCGCCATGCGCGCCGACAGCAGTATGCCTATCCGCTGGCGCTCGAATCCGGCCTGCTGATTGCCTTTGCCGGGATCGGTGCCCTCGTGCCGGCGGCTTCAGCCGCAGCGGTGACCGCCCTTCTCCTCTGCTTCGTGATGGGCCTCCAGAACGCGACGATCACCAAGATCTCCGGCGCCCGCATCCGCACCACCCATTTGACCGGCATGATTACCGATGTCGGCATCGAATTCGGCAAGCTCGCCTATGGCCGGATCGCCCGGCTCCTCGATCATCCACCGCTTGCAACGGACAGCCGCAAGCTCGGCATCCTGCTGCCCATCGTCGGCATGTTCTTCGTCGGCGGGCTCGTCGGTGCGCTCGGCTTCAAGCACATAGGCCATGCCTTTTCCCTGCCGCTTGCTGCCCTGCTGCTGGTGGTCGCCTCGCCGCAACTGAGACCACGCCCGTCGCATGCCCCATGA
- a CDS encoding L,D-transpeptidase family protein, which translates to MFQRFALAISLSLLSSTALAADGPLQIYISKAEQTLTVYDGDEVVATTKVSTGKPGHTTPSGIFSILEKRKYHESNLYSNAPMPFMQRLTWSGIALHEGKLPGYPASHGCVRLPNGFAKTLFSMTERGAHVIITDDPIAPQSITHANLFTPRLPVDDGGLLSDVELRPARVEAGLAPVEVAMNAVPPRSGAETKVTVAEPPPLRILITRRTQRDVVSDVQRLLGTLGFDAGVSDGLLGTRTISAIKAFKEKKGIEKDPQILSEVFLNALYMEAGEDHPPMGQLMIRQKFTPLVSAPVNIREPEKALGTHFIEATAVDRYKRKAEWRGVTLDDHLPASTQKRLGIVTPADDKSIFSAEAALSRIVIPDDVRARIETMLSEGSSITISDTGIGPETGDGTDFITVTRAKPRA; encoded by the coding sequence ATGTTTCAGCGTTTCGCCCTCGCCATCAGCCTGTCATTGCTCTCCAGCACGGCGCTTGCTGCCGATGGGCCCCTGCAGATCTATATCTCGAAGGCGGAACAGACGCTGACCGTTTATGACGGGGACGAGGTGGTGGCGACGACAAAAGTCTCGACCGGCAAGCCCGGACATACCACGCCATCGGGGATCTTCTCGATCCTGGAGAAGCGCAAGTATCACGAGTCCAACCTTTATTCGAACGCGCCCATGCCCTTCATGCAACGTCTGACCTGGTCGGGCATTGCCCTGCACGAAGGCAAGCTGCCTGGCTATCCGGCTTCACATGGCTGCGTGCGCCTGCCGAACGGCTTTGCCAAGACGCTCTTTTCCATGACCGAGCGTGGCGCGCATGTGATCATCACCGACGATCCCATCGCGCCGCAATCCATCACCCACGCCAATCTGTTCACGCCGCGCCTGCCGGTTGACGATGGTGGGCTGCTCTCGGATGTGGAGCTCAGGCCCGCTCGCGTCGAGGCGGGGCTGGCGCCCGTTGAAGTGGCAATGAATGCGGTTCCACCGCGTAGTGGCGCCGAGACAAAAGTGACCGTCGCGGAACCGCCTCCGCTGCGCATCCTGATTACACGTCGCACCCAGCGCGACGTCGTGTCCGACGTCCAGCGGCTTCTCGGCACGCTCGGCTTCGATGCCGGCGTTTCCGATGGCTTGCTCGGCACGCGGACGATTTCGGCGATCAAGGCGTTCAAGGAAAAGAAGGGTATCGAGAAGGACCCGCAGATCCTGTCCGAGGTTTTTCTGAACGCCCTCTATATGGAAGCCGGAGAAGACCACCCGCCGATGGGCCAGTTGATGATCCGGCAGAAATTCACGCCACTCGTTTCAGCCCCCGTCAATATCCGGGAGCCAGAGAAGGCGCTTGGCACCCATTTCATCGAAGCGACTGCGGTCGATCGCTACAAGCGCAAGGCCGAATGGCGTGGCGTGACGCTGGATGACCATCTTCCTGCATCGACGCAGAAGCGTCTTGGCATCGTCACCCCGGCGGACGACAAGTCGATCTTCTCGGCCGAGGCAGCGCTTTCGCGCATCGTCATCCCGGACGACGTGCGCGCCCGCATCGAAACCATGCTGAGCGAGGGATCCTCGATCACAATCTCGGATACCGGCATCGGCCCGGAGACCGGCGACGGGACGGATTTCATCACAGTGACCCGGGCCAAGCCGCGGGCCTGA